One segment of Variovorax sp. PAMC28562 DNA contains the following:
- a CDS encoding mechanosensitive ion channel family protein codes for MESFGIQLEPLRAVLFQVGAFIPRLLIAIVVIIGGWLIAKVVRLVVTKALRAINFNVLTERAGLDNFLRQGGVASDTTAIFGILAYWLVILAALLIAFNGLGLTYITDLLGRVVWFVPNVFVALLVLAFGSYFAKFVGDTVLAYCRNIKLQDAAFVAKLAQYAIMVFVVLIALDQVRVGGDIVRQSFLVILGGIVFALALAFGLGGKDWAAERIEQWWPRDKKKIKDSMDDKLR; via the coding sequence ATGGAAAGCTTCGGCATCCAACTCGAACCCTTGCGCGCCGTACTGTTTCAGGTCGGTGCCTTCATCCCGCGACTGTTGATCGCCATCGTGGTGATCATCGGTGGCTGGCTCATCGCCAAGGTGGTGCGGCTGGTCGTCACCAAGGCGTTGCGCGCCATCAACTTCAACGTGCTCACGGAGCGCGCCGGGCTCGACAACTTCTTGCGGCAGGGCGGCGTGGCGAGCGACACCACTGCCATCTTCGGCATCCTGGCGTACTGGCTCGTCATCCTCGCGGCGCTGCTGATCGCCTTCAACGGCCTGGGCCTGACCTACATCACCGACCTGCTGGGGCGCGTGGTCTGGTTCGTGCCCAACGTGTTCGTCGCGCTGCTGGTGCTGGCCTTCGGCTCGTACTTCGCCAAGTTCGTCGGCGACACGGTGCTCGCCTATTGCCGCAACATCAAGCTGCAGGACGCGGCCTTCGTCGCCAAGCTGGCGCAATACGCGATCATGGTTTTCGTGGTGCTCATCGCGCTCGACCAGGTCAGGGTCGGCGGCGACATCGTGCGGCAAAGTTTCCTGGTGATTCTGGGCGGCATCGTTTTTGCACTGGCACTGGCCTTTGGCCTCGGCGGCAAGGACTGGGCGGCCGAACGCATCGAGCAGTGGTGGCCGCGTGACAAGAAAAAAATCAAGGACTCCATGGACGACAAGCTCCGATGA
- the treZ gene encoding malto-oligosyltrehalose trehalohydrolase has product MKRGHAMPFGATVLAEGGVSFRLWAPSMTPVVLEREPQGGHTEAPVEHQMLLGTDGFHSVTVPEASAGDLYRFRMPDGLRAPDPASRYNPKDVHGASQVIDTGAYDWRDEAWRGRPWSEAVIYELHIGTFTPEGTFTAATARLAALAELGVTTIEVMPLADFPGLRNWGYDGVLQYAPDATYGTPDELKAFVDAAHGFGLMVLIDVVYNHFGPEGNYLHAYCPQFFNPAHQTPWGAAINYDGEASRTVRDFFVHNALYWVEEYHFDGLRMDAIHAIRDDSPQHIIREVTESLRAGPGRTRHIHVVLENELNEASFLERDDDGHPRDGTAQWNDDLHHAAHVLTTGETDGYYGDYADVPVAQFARALAEGFVYQGQPSPYREGETRGESSMHLPSAAFVSFLQTHDQVGNRAFGERIHALGDEVLLHAAYACVLLSPHAPMLFMGEEYAASTPFQYFCDFGPELADAVSNGRREEFGRFATFSTDEARARIPDPNAESTFLASKLRWDEREIEPHARWLRFIGDLLAVRQRAVVPHLTGLRGAGTFSCDGDGGILRVVWQLDGELAAATTLYVLANFGRDSADGIVMPRGHMIYRSDAEPTGDATLRLARGGVLVTLEEPSNV; this is encoded by the coding sequence ATGAAGCGCGGACACGCTATGCCTTTCGGCGCGACGGTGTTGGCCGAGGGCGGAGTCTCGTTCCGCCTGTGGGCGCCGTCGATGACACCTGTGGTCCTGGAGCGTGAGCCGCAGGGCGGTCATACAGAGGCGCCGGTCGAGCATCAGATGCTTTTGGGTACCGATGGGTTTCACTCGGTCACCGTCCCCGAGGCGAGTGCCGGCGACCTCTACCGCTTTCGCATGCCCGATGGATTGCGCGCGCCCGATCCGGCATCGCGCTACAACCCGAAGGATGTGCACGGCGCCAGCCAGGTCATCGACACGGGCGCCTATGACTGGCGCGACGAAGCTTGGCGCGGCCGCCCCTGGTCGGAAGCGGTGATCTACGAATTGCATATCGGCACGTTCACGCCCGAAGGCACTTTCACGGCGGCCACCGCCCGACTTGCCGCACTCGCCGAACTGGGCGTGACGACGATCGAGGTGATGCCGCTCGCCGACTTCCCCGGCCTGCGCAACTGGGGCTACGACGGCGTGCTGCAGTACGCACCCGATGCGACCTACGGCACACCCGACGAGCTCAAGGCGTTCGTCGACGCAGCCCACGGGTTCGGCCTGATGGTCTTGATCGACGTGGTCTACAACCACTTCGGGCCTGAAGGCAATTACCTGCATGCGTACTGCCCGCAGTTCTTCAATCCGGCGCACCAGACGCCATGGGGCGCCGCCATCAACTACGACGGCGAAGCATCGCGCACGGTACGCGACTTCTTCGTCCACAACGCGCTGTACTGGGTCGAGGAATATCACTTCGACGGTCTGCGCATGGACGCCATCCACGCCATCCGCGACGACTCGCCACAGCACATCATTCGCGAAGTGACAGAGAGCTTGCGCGCCGGTCCGGGGCGCACGCGGCACATCCATGTGGTGCTCGAAAACGAACTCAACGAAGCGTCGTTTCTGGAGCGTGACGACGATGGCCATCCGCGCGACGGCACGGCCCAGTGGAACGACGACCTGCACCACGCGGCCCACGTGCTGACCACTGGTGAAACCGACGGCTACTACGGCGACTACGCCGACGTACCGGTCGCGCAATTCGCCCGCGCGCTGGCGGAAGGCTTCGTCTACCAAGGCCAGCCTTCGCCTTACCGCGAAGGCGAGACGCGGGGCGAGTCGTCGATGCATTTGCCGTCGGCGGCCTTCGTATCGTTCTTGCAGACGCACGACCAAGTCGGCAACCGCGCTTTCGGCGAGCGCATTCATGCACTCGGCGACGAGGTCTTGCTGCACGCTGCTTACGCGTGCGTGCTGTTGTCGCCGCATGCACCGATGCTCTTCATGGGCGAGGAGTACGCAGCGTCGACGCCGTTCCAATACTTCTGCGATTTCGGGCCTGAGCTGGCCGATGCCGTGTCGAACGGTCGGCGCGAGGAGTTCGGTCGCTTCGCGACCTTCTCGACCGATGAAGCCCGAGCGCGCATTCCCGATCCGAACGCCGAGTCGACGTTCCTCGCGTCGAAGCTGCGATGGGACGAGCGTGAGATCGAACCGCATGCGCGGTGGTTGCGCTTCATCGGTGATTTGCTGGCCGTGCGACAGCGTGCGGTCGTGCCGCATCTGACGGGCCTGCGCGGTGCCGGCACCTTTTCGTGCGATGGAGATGGTGGGATTCTTCGAGTCGTCTGGCAGCTCGACGGAGAGCTTGCGGCGGCCACCACGCTCTATGTGCTGGCCAACTTCGGCCGCGACAGCGCTGACGGCATCGTCATGCCGCGCGGCCACATGATCTACAGGTCGGACGCAGAGCCGACCGGCGACGCCACCTTGCGCCTCGCGCGCGGTGGCGTTCTAGTCACCCTCGAGGAGCCTTCGAATGTCTAG